A region of Ictidomys tridecemlineatus isolate mIctTri1 chromosome 4, mIctTri1.hap1, whole genome shotgun sequence DNA encodes the following proteins:
- the LOC101965846 gene encoding olfactory receptor 5B17, which produces MLIHFNFCATLFFFCSSLCSFTSLYHRASCDSKTTAMKNITGVSEFILLGVTSAPELQVPLFTVFTLIYLVTLVGNLGMILLIMLDSRLHTPMYFFLSHLSLVDFGSSSTVTPKVMAGLLTGNKMISYSSCASQMFFFVFFATVDNYLLASMAYDRYAAVCKPLHYSTIMTNTVCSRLATGCYVFGFLNASLQIGDTFCLSFCMSNVVHHFFCDIPAVRILACSNKQMRELVLVLMSSFHIVFALLIILISYLYLFITILKMRSGEGYKKALSTCAAHLVAVSTFYGTIIIMYLKPSSSHSMDTDKFTSVFYTMVIPMLNPVVYSLRNKEVKNAFTQVVQKAKRALG; this is translated from the coding sequence ATGCTTATTCATTTCAATTTCTgtgcaactcttttttttttttgttcctcacTGTGTTCCTTCACTTCTCTTTATCATAGAGCATCTTGTGATTCTAAAACAACGGCTATGAAGAACATCACAGGAGTGAGTGAATTCATCCTGCTGGGAGTAACCAGTGCCCCAGAACTTCAGGTGCCTCTTTTTACGGTTTTCACACTTATCTACCTCGTCACTCTGGTGGGGAACCTGGGGATGATCCTGCTGATCATGTTGGACTCCcgcctccacacccccatgtactttttcctcagtcaCCTGTCTCTGGTGGACTTTGGTTCCTCCTCAACTGTCACTCCCAAGGTCATGGCTGGGCTCCTCACAGGAAACAAGATGATATCCTATAGTTCATGTGCTTCTCAGATgttcttttttgtattctttGCCACAGTGGACAACTACCTCTTGGCTtcaatggcctatgaccgctacgCAGCCGTGTGTAAGCCCCTGCATTACTCCACCATCATGACAAACACTGTGTGCTCTCGTCTGGCCACAGGATGCTACGTCTTTGGTTTTTTAAATGCTTCTCTGCAAATTGGAGACACCTTCTGCCTCTCTTTCTGTATGTCCAACGTGGTCCATCACTTCTTCTGTGACATTCCCGCAGTCAGGATTCTGGCTTGCTCTAATAAACAGATGCGTGAACTGGTTCTTGTTCTTATGTCAAGTTTTCATATCGTTTTTGCACTTCTTATCATCTTGATTTCCTACTTGTACTTGTTTATCACCATTTTGAAGATGCGCTCAGGTGAGGGGTACAAGAAGGCTTTGTCCACCTGTGCTGCTCACTTGGTTGCAGTCTCCACATTTTATGGGACCATCATCATCATGTACTTAAAGCCCAGCTCCAGTCACTCCATGGACACTGACAAATTCACATCTGTGTTCTACACCATGGTCATCCCCATGCTGAACCCTGTggtctacagcctgaggaacaaagAAGTTAAGAATGCATTTACACAGGTTGTTCAGAAGGCAAAACGTGCTCTAGGTTAA
- the LOC101973260 gene encoding olfactory receptor 5B12, translating to MENKSEVTEFILVGLTDALELQVPLFILFTLIYLITLVGNLGMILLILLDSRLHTPMYFLLSHLSLVDCIYSSAITPKVMAGFLTGDKIISYHACAAQMFFAGFIAVESFLLASMALDRHAAVCKPLHYTTTMTSTVCVLMVTASYACGLLQVSVHIAFTFHLSFCRSNVINHFFCDILTLLALSCSNIYTNEIVLFTLAAFDIFFTLLVILSSYLFILVAILSLHSSEGQKKAFSTCGSHLTAVSIFYGTIVFMYLQPNSSHSMDTDKMASVFYTMIIPMLNPLVYSLRNKEVNRAFWKVVGKAKSSLGLVC from the coding sequence ATGGAAAATAAATCAGAGGTGACTGAATTTATTCTGGTGGGGTTAACAGATGCCCTCGAGCTACAGGTCCCCTTATTTATTCTCTTCACCCTCATCTACCTCATCACTCTGGTTGGGAACCTGGGCATGATCCTGTTGATCCTGCTGGACTCCCGTCtccacactcccatgtacttTCTCCTCAGTCACCTGTCTCTGGTGGACTGCATTTATTCTTCAGCTATCACTCCCAAAGTCATGGCGGGGTTTCTCACAGGAGATAAGATCATATCCTACCATGCTTGTGCAGCCCAGATGTTCTTTGCAGGCTTTATCGCTGTTGAGAGTTTCCTGCTGGCCTCGATGGCCTTGGATCGCCATGCAGCCGTGTGTAAGCCCCTGCACTACACCACCACCATGACGAGCACTGTGTGTGTCCTGATGGTCACCGCCTCCTATGCCTGTGGGCTTCTGCAGGTTTCTGTCCATATAGCCTTCACTTTCCATCTCTCCTTCTGTCGTTCCAATGTGATCAATCACTTTTTCTGTGACATTCTCACACTTCTGGCCCTTTCTTGCTCTAATATCTACACAAACGAGATTGTGCTTTTCACGTTGGcagcatttgatatttttttcactcTCTTGGTCATCTTGAGCTCTTACCTGTTCATTTTGGTTGCTATCCTGAGTTTGCATTCATCTGAGGGTCAgaagaaggccttctccacctgtgggtcCCACCTCACAGCTGTTTCCATCTTCTATGGAACCATCGTCTTCATGTACCTACAGCCCAATTCCAGTCACTCCATGGACACAGATAAAATGGCATCTGTGTTCTACACAATGATcatccccatgctgaacccccTGGTCTACAGCTTGAGGAACAAAGAGGTCAATCGTGCATTCTGGAAGGTTGTTGGAAAAGCAAAGTCCTCACTAGGCTTAGTCTGTTAA
- the LOC101972972 gene encoding olfactory receptor 5B12 has translation MQPNVVLMKNLTSDSDDVVVRTGGDLYASLEEWGEKEHPRIRGVCESCKQPPWQHSQLITLAGNLGMILLILLDSRLHTPMYFLLSHLSLVDCVYSSAVTPKVMAGFLTGDKIISYHACAAQMFFAAFVTVESFLLASMALDRHAAVCKPLHYTTTMTSTVCVLMVTTSYACGLLQASVHVAFTFHLSFCRSNVVNHFFCDIPPLLALSCSNIYTNEIVLFTLAAFDTFFTLLLILSSYLFILVAILSLHSSEGQKKAFSTCGSHLTAVSIFYGTIVFMYLQPNSSHSMDTDKIASVFYMMIIPMLNPLVYSLRNKEVNSAFRKVVGKAKSSLGLVC, from the exons ATGCAGCCCAATGTGGTGTTAATGAAAAACCTGACAAGTGACAGTGATGATGTCGTGGTTAGAACAGGAGGAGATCTCTATGCTAGTTTGGAggagtggggagagaaagagCACCCAAGGATTCGAGGTGTGTGTGAGTCTTGTAAACA GCCACCGTGGCAGCATAGTCAGCTCATCACTCTGGCTGGGAACTTGGGCATGATCCTGTTGATCCTGCTGGACTCCCGTCtccacactcccatgtacttTCTCCTCAGTCACCTGTCTCTGGTGGACTGCGTTTATTCTTCAGCTGTCACTCCCAAGGTCATGGCGGGGTTTCTCACAGGAGATAAGATCATTTCCTACCATGCTTGTGCAGCCCAGATGTTCTTTGCAGCCTTTGTCACTGTTGAGAGTTTCCTGCTGGCCTCGATGGCCTTGGATCGCCATGCAGCTGTCTGTAAGCCCCTGCACTACACCACCACCATGACGAGCACTGTGTGTGTCCTGATGGTCACCACCTCCTATGCCTGTGGGCTTCTGCAGGCTTCTGTACATGTAGCCTTCACGTTCCATCTCTCCTTCTGTCGTTCCAATGTGGTCAATCACTTTTTCTGTGACATTCCCCCACTTCTGGCTCTTTCTTGCTCTAATATCTACACAAACGAGATTGTGCTTTTCACTTTGGCAGCATTTGATACTTTTTTCACACTTTTGTTAATTTTGAGCTCTTACCTGTTCATTTTGGTTGCTATCCTGAGTTTGCATtcgtctgaggggcagaagaaggccttctccacctgtgggtcCCACCTCACAGCTGTTTCCATCTTCTATGGAACCATCGTCTTCATGTACTTACAGCCAAATTCCAGTCACTCCATGGACACAGATAAAATCGCGTCTGTGTTCTACATGATGATcatccccatgctgaacccccTGGTCTACAGCTTGAGGAACAAAGAGGTCAACAGTGCATTCAGGAAGGTTGTTGGAAAAGCAAAGTCTTCACTAGGCTTAGTCTGTTGA